The following are from one region of the Streptomyces rubrogriseus genome:
- a CDS encoding type I polyketide synthase, whose amino-acid sequence MSGSTPRQCPIAVVGVGALVPGATDAAGYWRVVTGGRDLITEVPASRWRVEDHYDPDPAAPDKTYARRGAFLPEVDFDPMAYGVPPANLPATDTSQLLALMVADQVLRDIGGTSGIDRDRTGVVLGAAALELLPHMYGRSQRPAWLAGLRESGLDEAEAQAVCDRIAARFEPWRESTFPGLLGNVVAGRIANRFDLHGVNHTTDAACASSLAALSTAVAELSLRRADLVISGGVDTGNDVGMFLCFSKTPALSPSGDCRPFAEAADGTMLGEAVVMYALKRLSDAERDGDRIHAVIRGIGTSSDGRSTAIYAPLPEGQERALRRAYEEAGYPPETVELVEAHGTGTKAGDTAELAALNAVFGASGRPDGQWCAIGSVKSQIGHTKCAAGAAGLLKAVMALHHKVLPPTVKVERPNPAAAAPDGPFYVNTEARPWVRPAGHPRRAAVSSFGFGGSNFHVTLEEYTPPTVPTPSSGTQADTPARPAPKNTGRPALRHRTASSELVLFAAASPSALEEQLPEDGRPLTELARESHAAFSPTARVRLAVVATDTDDLRGKYAQALAHIRRRPEASFSAPSGIRYAYGESAPGRIGFLFPGQGSQYVGMGAELAMLAPAAQAVWDRLGSTRFDGRPLHRAVFPPPAFTEEERDARATLLNATEWAQPALAVHALALLAVVRELGLRPDCVAGHSFGELVALHCAGALDAESLVGLARRRGELMREAAATPGAMLAVAADRERVTEVLAGGGFEDIWPANHNSPRQTVLSGSAATVERARSAFSAAGIASRALSASTAFHSPLVAPAVEPLAAHLRTVTFSEPRIEVYGNTDAAPYPSCPDAVRRRVAGHLASPVLFQDQIEAMYAAGVRIFVEVGAGATLTGLVGQILGDREHAAVPLDRPAGAGADTFHAALGELAVRGVPLDLVPLWTPYASPGTPAKEREPRMTVKISGANYGQLPPSGTPHVEPTHAPEYGPRPDAVPAVAAPAPAVTLPSQPPGDVPPPPVYVPAAASSQQEFGPSHPAQAPADARPVIGDDRQLAVESIHRQTAETHLACQRLLTDSHMAFLRMTETTLAALLGAPVPGAVPDMTAPAPLPLPRSAGPLDVPAAVAPPVAAPAPAAVVGAATPYPVPEASAPPASHAVRPSVSEPAPPTEAPARDASAPDRSVSEPAPSELSSSELSSSELSSSELEELLLSVVADLTGYPTAMLHVDMDLEADLGVDSIKRVEILSAVRRRVGDVAVGDAGRLGKLRTLREITTALASGARAAGSAPEPGVPGVPAPRADAFEPSPAKAREAAPFSTTVDVPAVRGDGSGGSDGDAGADGWTPLTRLAPRMVESPASGLATAGLLDGPVVVSGEDVTGCPVVGLVARKLAERGVDATAVAEVPEGARGVIHLGGLSASGTPDEAREVHRSALRAARALAPRAAEGGGLFVTVQDTGGDFGLGGHAPGRAWLGGTAGLARTAAKEWPDVQVRVLDCERGGRDDEEVADAIVCELLEGGADTEVGLRADGTRALLRMVPAPLTPGGAPRIGETSVIVATGGARGVTAAALLDLARTHQPRIVLLGRTEAAAEPAGLASATDERALTRLLAERARDDAEGSSPARIAEEARRILAAREVRATLAGLEAAGSPARYVRVDVRDADALTAALREVRATWGPVTGIVHGAGVLADKRIADKTDEQAEPVMATKVDGLRALLTATADDPLDTILLFSSVAAVFGNAGQSDYAMANEVLQQVASAEQARRPDCLVRCVAWGPWQGGMVTPALAAHFGRAGVPLIPPAQGAAACTAELDGAAGEARVVLTAGDRPAAADERLRAQVLVTSDTLPQLADHAPAGVPVLPVALVLNWFAGAAAAWLPTEGPLVLRDLRVYRKYDLPELEGVGHRLTVFGSRGAPGSPAGLEAELRGEEGPAHFRAVVDTGDGAPDRSSWDTPGDLKPLDVAAPYHGGVLFHGPRFHALREVRGVSEHGAEATVTGLRSLGWPGGHGPLDPAAVDGALQLALLWGEKVLGTATLPMAVAECRVYRRGPVDDAVRCVVRGRKAHDTGARCDAALIGPGGSVLLELTGVELVSRPS is encoded by the coding sequence ATGTCCGGCTCCACCCCCCGCCAGTGCCCCATCGCCGTGGTCGGCGTCGGGGCGCTGGTTCCGGGCGCCACGGACGCAGCCGGCTACTGGCGGGTCGTGACCGGCGGCCGCGACCTGATCACCGAGGTCCCCGCCTCCCGCTGGCGGGTGGAGGACCACTACGATCCGGACCCGGCCGCCCCCGACAAGACGTACGCCCGCCGGGGCGCCTTCCTTCCCGAGGTGGACTTCGATCCGATGGCCTACGGGGTGCCTCCCGCCAATCTGCCGGCCACGGACACCTCCCAGCTGCTCGCCCTCATGGTCGCCGACCAGGTGCTGAGGGACATCGGCGGGACGTCCGGGATCGACCGGGACCGGACCGGCGTTGTCCTCGGGGCGGCCGCCCTCGAACTGCTGCCGCACATGTACGGGCGCTCCCAGCGCCCCGCGTGGCTGGCGGGGCTGCGGGAGAGCGGGCTGGACGAGGCCGAGGCGCAGGCTGTGTGCGACCGCATCGCCGCCCGCTTCGAGCCGTGGCGCGAGTCGACCTTCCCGGGGCTGCTGGGCAACGTCGTCGCGGGGCGGATCGCCAACCGGTTCGATCTGCACGGCGTCAACCACACCACCGACGCCGCCTGTGCCAGCTCGCTGGCCGCCCTGTCGACGGCGGTCGCAGAACTGTCCCTGCGCCGGGCGGACCTGGTCATCAGCGGCGGCGTGGACACCGGGAACGACGTCGGCATGTTCCTCTGCTTCTCCAAGACGCCCGCGCTCTCCCCCAGCGGCGACTGCCGCCCGTTCGCGGAGGCGGCGGACGGCACGATGCTCGGTGAGGCGGTCGTGATGTACGCCCTGAAGCGTCTGTCCGACGCGGAGCGCGACGGCGACCGGATCCACGCCGTGATCAGGGGCATCGGCACCTCGTCGGACGGCCGGAGCACAGCGATCTACGCCCCGCTGCCCGAGGGCCAGGAACGGGCCCTGCGACGCGCGTACGAGGAGGCCGGCTACCCGCCGGAGACCGTGGAGCTGGTCGAGGCGCACGGCACCGGCACGAAGGCCGGGGACACCGCGGAACTGGCCGCGCTCAACGCGGTGTTCGGCGCCTCGGGACGTCCTGACGGCCAGTGGTGCGCGATCGGCTCGGTGAAGTCGCAGATCGGGCACACCAAGTGCGCGGCGGGTGCGGCGGGGCTGCTCAAGGCAGTGATGGCCCTCCACCACAAGGTGCTCCCGCCCACAGTCAAGGTCGAACGACCGAACCCGGCGGCCGCCGCCCCTGACGGCCCGTTCTACGTGAACACGGAGGCCCGGCCGTGGGTGCGGCCGGCCGGTCATCCGCGCCGGGCGGCGGTGTCGAGTTTCGGCTTCGGCGGCAGCAACTTCCACGTCACCCTGGAGGAATACACGCCGCCGACCGTGCCCACCCCCTCGTCGGGCACGCAGGCGGACACCCCCGCGCGCCCGGCGCCGAAGAACACGGGCCGCCCTGCCCTGCGCCACCGCACGGCGTCGAGCGAGCTGGTCCTGTTCGCCGCCGCCTCGCCGTCCGCCCTGGAGGAACAACTGCCCGAGGACGGGCGGCCGCTGACCGAGCTGGCGAGGGAGAGCCACGCCGCGTTCTCGCCCACCGCCCGGGTGCGGCTCGCCGTCGTCGCCACCGACACCGACGACCTGCGGGGTAAGTACGCGCAGGCGCTCGCGCACATCCGGCGGCGCCCCGAGGCGTCGTTCTCGGCCCCTTCCGGAATCCGGTACGCGTACGGAGAGTCCGCGCCCGGCCGCATCGGCTTCCTGTTCCCCGGGCAGGGCTCCCAGTACGTCGGGATGGGGGCCGAGCTCGCGATGCTGGCCCCGGCCGCGCAGGCCGTGTGGGACCGGCTGGGCTCCACCCGCTTCGACGGAAGGCCGCTGCACCGGGCGGTGTTCCCGCCGCCCGCCTTCACCGAGGAGGAGCGTGACGCCCGAGCGACCCTGCTGAACGCCACCGAGTGGGCTCAGCCTGCGCTGGCGGTGCACGCCCTCGCGCTGCTGGCCGTGGTGCGGGAACTGGGGCTGCGGCCGGACTGCGTGGCCGGCCACAGTTTCGGCGAACTGGTGGCGCTGCACTGCGCGGGCGCCCTGGACGCGGAGTCGCTGGTCGGGCTGGCGCGTCGCCGCGGCGAGCTGATGCGGGAGGCGGCGGCCACCCCGGGCGCCATGCTGGCGGTGGCGGCGGACCGCGAACGCGTGACGGAGGTACTGGCCGGCGGTGGCTTCGAAGACATCTGGCCCGCCAACCACAACTCGCCCCGTCAGACGGTGCTCTCAGGTTCGGCGGCGACGGTCGAAAGGGCGAGGAGCGCCTTCTCGGCCGCGGGGATCGCCTCCCGCGCACTGTCCGCGTCGACCGCCTTCCACAGCCCGCTGGTCGCCCCGGCCGTCGAGCCGCTCGCCGCCCACCTGCGCACGGTGACGTTCTCGGAACCCCGGATCGAGGTCTACGGCAACACGGACGCGGCGCCCTACCCCTCCTGCCCGGACGCGGTGCGCCGCCGGGTCGCCGGTCATCTCGCCTCGCCGGTCCTCTTCCAGGACCAGATCGAGGCGATGTACGCGGCGGGGGTGCGGATTTTCGTGGAGGTCGGCGCGGGCGCCACGCTCACGGGCCTGGTCGGGCAGATCCTCGGCGACCGTGAGCACGCGGCCGTGCCCCTTGACCGGCCGGCCGGGGCGGGCGCCGACACCTTCCACGCCGCGCTCGGTGAACTCGCCGTACGGGGCGTTCCCCTCGACCTCGTCCCCCTCTGGACCCCCTACGCATCACCCGGAACACCAGCGAAGGAGCGCGAGCCCCGAATGACCGTGAAGATCAGTGGAGCCAACTACGGTCAGCTCCCGCCCTCCGGAACCCCGCACGTCGAACCGACGCACGCCCCGGAATACGGGCCGCGCCCCGACGCCGTACCGGCTGTCGCCGCCCCCGCACCGGCGGTCACCCTGCCCTCGCAGCCCCCCGGCGACGTGCCACCGCCACCGGTATACGTGCCGGCTGCCGCGTCCTCGCAGCAGGAGTTCGGGCCGTCGCACCCTGCCCAGGCGCCGGCTGACGCCCGCCCGGTCATCGGCGACGATCGGCAGCTCGCCGTCGAGAGCATTCACCGGCAGACCGCCGAGACCCACCTCGCCTGTCAACGTCTGCTGACGGACAGCCATATGGCCTTCCTGAGGATGACCGAGACGACCCTGGCCGCGCTGCTCGGTGCGCCGGTCCCGGGCGCGGTCCCGGACATGACAGCACCCGCTCCGCTGCCGCTCCCCCGCTCCGCCGGCCCGCTCGACGTACCGGCCGCCGTGGCGCCCCCCGTGGCGGCGCCGGCTCCCGCGGCGGTCGTCGGGGCCGCGACGCCGTATCCCGTGCCGGAGGCGAGCGCCCCTCCGGCGAGCCACGCGGTGCGCCCCTCGGTATCGGAGCCGGCACCGCCGACCGAAGCACCGGCACGGGACGCGTCGGCGCCGGACCGATCGGTGTCGGAGCCTGCTCCCTCGGAGCTGTCTTCCTCGGAGCTGTCTTCCTCGGAGCTGTCTTCCTCGGAGCTGGAGGAGTTGCTCCTGTCGGTGGTGGCCGACCTCACCGGCTATCCGACCGCCATGCTGCACGTGGACATGGATCTGGAGGCGGACCTGGGCGTCGACTCCATCAAGCGTGTCGAGATTCTGTCGGCCGTGCGCCGCCGGGTGGGCGACGTGGCGGTCGGGGACGCCGGACGGCTAGGCAAGCTCCGTACCCTGCGCGAGATCACCACGGCACTCGCCTCCGGCGCCCGGGCCGCCGGGTCCGCGCCGGAGCCGGGCGTCCCTGGGGTGCCCGCGCCCCGCGCGGACGCGTTCGAGCCCTCCCCGGCAAAGGCTCGCGAGGCCGCCCCGTTCTCCACGACCGTCGATGTCCCGGCCGTACGGGGCGACGGATCCGGGGGGTCCGACGGTGACGCGGGGGCGGACGGGTGGACGCCCTTGACCCGGCTGGCGCCGCGCATGGTGGAGTCCCCGGCGTCCGGGCTGGCCACGGCGGGGCTGCTGGACGGGCCGGTCGTGGTGAGCGGCGAGGACGTGACGGGGTGCCCGGTCGTCGGCCTCGTGGCCCGGAAGCTGGCGGAGCGCGGTGTGGACGCCACCGCTGTGGCGGAGGTACCCGAAGGGGCGCGCGGCGTCATCCACCTCGGCGGCCTGTCCGCGAGCGGCACACCGGACGAGGCCCGGGAGGTCCACCGCTCGGCGCTCCGCGCGGCGCGCGCGCTGGCACCGCGGGCGGCCGAGGGCGGCGGCCTGTTCGTCACCGTCCAGGACACCGGCGGCGACTTCGGGCTCGGCGGACACGCGCCCGGCCGTGCGTGGCTGGGCGGAACGGCCGGACTGGCGAGGACCGCCGCGAAGGAGTGGCCGGACGTCCAGGTGAGGGTCCTCGACTGCGAGCGGGGCGGGCGGGACGACGAAGAGGTCGCCGACGCGATCGTGTGCGAACTGCTCGAAGGCGGAGCCGACACGGAGGTCGGCCTTCGTGCGGACGGCACCCGCGCCCTGCTGCGGATGGTGCCCGCCCCGCTCACACCCGGCGGCGCCCCGCGCATCGGCGAGACCTCCGTGATCGTGGCCACCGGCGGTGCCCGCGGGGTGACCGCAGCCGCGCTGCTCGACCTGGCCAGGACCCACCAGCCGCGGATCGTCCTGCTCGGACGGACCGAGGCCGCCGCCGAGCCCGCCGGCCTGGCATCGGCCACCGACGAAAGGGCCCTCACCCGACTGCTCGCGGAGCGGGCCCGGGACGATGCGGAGGGGTCCTCGCCCGCCCGGATCGCGGAGGAGGCACGGAGGATCCTCGCCGCCCGCGAAGTACGGGCGACGCTGGCCGGGTTGGAGGCCGCCGGTTCGCCCGCCCGGTACGTCAGGGTGGATGTCCGGGACGCCGACGCCCTCACCGCGGCGCTGCGCGAGGTGCGCGCGACGTGGGGGCCGGTGACCGGCATCGTGCACGGGGCGGGCGTGCTCGCCGACAAGCGGATCGCGGACAAGACCGACGAGCAGGCCGAGCCGGTCATGGCCACGAAGGTGGACGGCCTGCGGGCCCTGCTGACGGCGACGGCGGACGATCCGCTGGACACGATTCTGCTGTTCTCCTCGGTGGCCGCCGTGTTCGGCAACGCGGGCCAGAGCGACTACGCCATGGCCAACGAGGTCCTCCAGCAGGTCGCGTCGGCCGAGCAGGCTCGCCGCCCCGACTGCCTGGTGCGCTGCGTGGCCTGGGGACCCTGGCAGGGCGGCATGGTCACCCCGGCCCTGGCCGCGCACTTCGGCCGGGCCGGGGTGCCGCTCATCCCCCCGGCCCAGGGGGCCGCGGCCTGCACCGCCGAACTGGACGGTGCGGCCGGCGAGGCCCGTGTCGTGCTGACGGCGGGCGACAGGCCGGCCGCCGCGGACGAGCGGTTGCGCGCACAGGTGCTGGTCACCTCGGACACCCTGCCGCAGCTGGCCGACCACGCGCCCGCCGGTGTCCCGGTGCTGCCCGTGGCGCTGGTCCTGAACTGGTTCGCGGGCGCCGCGGCGGCCTGGCTGCCGACCGAGGGGCCGCTGGTCCTGCGTGATCTGCGGGTGTACCGGAAGTACGACCTGCCGGAGCTGGAAGGCGTGGGCCACCGGCTCACCGTGTTCGGCAGCCGGGGCGCGCCCGGCTCCCCGGCCGGGCTGGAGGCGGAGTTGCGGGGCGAGGAGGGCCCGGCGCACTTCCGTGCCGTCGTGGACACCGGCGACGGTGCGCCCGACCGGTCCTCCTGGGACACCCCGGGGGACCTGAAGCCGCTCGACGTGGCCGCGCCGTACCACGGGGGCGTCCTCTTCCACGGCCCCCGGTTCCACGCCCTGCGCGAAGTGCGCGGTGTGTCGGAGCACGGGGCGGAGGCGACGGTAACGGGCCTGCGGTCCCTTGGCTGGCCGGGCGGGCACGGTCCGCTGGATCCGGCCGCCGTGGACGGCGCGCTGCAACTCGCGCTGCTCTGGGGCGAGAAGGTGCTCGGGACGGCGACCCTGCCGATGGCCGTCGCGGAGTGCAGGGTGTACCGGCGGGGCCCGGTGGACGACGCCGTGCGCTGTGTGGTGCGGGGACGCAAGGCCCACGACACCGGGGCACGCTGCGACGCCGCGCTGATCGGCCCCGGCGGGTCCGTCCTGCTGGAGCTGACCGGCGTCGAACTCGTCAGCCGCCCCTCCTGA